The Carassius carassius chromosome 31, fCarCar2.1, whole genome shotgun sequence genome includes a region encoding these proteins:
- the psma3 gene encoding proteasome subunit alpha type-3, whose protein sequence is MSSIGTGYDLSASTFSPDGRVFQVEYAMKAVENSSTAIGIRCKDGVVFGVEKLVLSKLYEEGSNKRIFNIDRHVGMAVAGLLADARSLSEVSREEASNFRSNYGHDIPLKHLADRVAMYVHAYTLYSAVRPFGCSFILGSYDEDDGPQLYMVDPSGISYGYWGCAIGKAKQAAKTEIEKLQMKEMTCRELVKEVAKIIYIVHDEVKDKAFELELSWVGEVTKGRHELVPKDIKEEAEKYAKESLEEEDDSDEDNM, encoded by the exons ATGAGCTCTATTGGTACCGGG TATGATTTATCCGCCTCCACCTTCTCACCTGATGGAAGGGTGTTTCAGGTTGAATATGCCATGAAGGCTGTTGAAAATAGCAG CACAGCAATCGGCATCCGCTGCAAAGATGGAGTTGTGTTTGGTGTAGAGAAGCTTGTTCTGTCCAAGTTGTATGAGGAGGGCTCCAATAAACGCATCTTCAATATCGATCGGCACGTTGGAATG GCTGTGGCTGGTCTTCTAGCAGATGCACGATCTCTCTCAGAAGTGTCCAGAGAAGAGGCTTCAAACTTCCGCTCCAACTATGGCCATGACATCCCACTGAAG CATCTTGCAGACAGAGTGGCCATGTATGTCCATGCTTACACATTGTACAGCGCTGTGAGGCCTTTTGGGTGCAG tttCATCCTGGGATCTTATGATGAAGATGATGGTCCACAGCTCTACATGGTTGACCCTTCTGGGATTTCATAC GGTTACTGGGGTTGTGCTATCGGAAAAGCCAAGCAAGCTGCCAAGACAGAAATTGAGAAACTACAG ATGAAAGAAATGACCTGCAGAGAACTGGTGAAGGAAGTGGCAAaaat TATCTATATTGTTCATGATGAGGTGAAAGACAAAGCATTTGAGCTGGAGCTTAGCTGGGTTGGAGAAG TCACAAAAGGAAGGCATGAGCTTGTCCCCAAAGACATCAAAGAGGAGGCCGAGAAATACGCTAAA GAATCCCTGGAGGAGGAGGATGACTCTGATGAGGACAACATGTAA